The following proteins come from a genomic window of Ferrovibrio sp. MS7:
- a CDS encoding glycosyltransferase family protein, protein MVSRSDGTRVLIYSHDTFGLGHLRRCRTLGHALVENNPDMSVLILSGSPIIGSFDFRSRVDFVRIPGVIKLRDGQYTSLSLPIHIEDTLKLRAEIIQHTAQAFDPDIFIVDKEPLGLRGEVADTLRMLKTRGTKLVLGLRDVMDEPKALEPEWRRKNVMPALRNLYDQIWVYGLPQFCDPLEGIDLPEKVARKIVYTGYLPRTSGEPPNEHQLPEITQRPFLLVTPGGGGDGEGLIEWVLRAYESNEMLPYPALLVLGPFMQRERRAEFLARVARLPRVEAITFDAHMEHLVQNAVGVIAMGGYNTFCEILSLNKRAIIVPRKKPRMEQYIRAARAQELGLVRMLEDDERYDAAEMSAAIRALPRQRLPSEVVIPGLLEGLENVNRLVHPWLRPTPREAPTGQVVEFRA, encoded by the coding sequence ATGGTGTCGCGTAGCGACGGAACGCGTGTGCTGATCTACAGCCACGACACGTTCGGCCTCGGCCATTTGCGCCGTTGCCGTACCCTTGGCCATGCCCTGGTCGAGAACAATCCGGATATGTCGGTGCTGATCCTGTCCGGCTCACCGATCATTGGCAGTTTCGATTTCCGCAGCCGGGTCGATTTCGTGCGCATTCCCGGCGTGATCAAGCTACGCGACGGGCAATACACCTCGCTGAGCCTGCCGATCCATATCGAGGATACGCTGAAGCTGCGGGCCGAGATCATCCAGCACACCGCCCAGGCTTTCGATCCCGATATCTTTATCGTCGATAAGGAGCCCCTGGGTCTGCGCGGTGAGGTTGCCGATACGCTGCGCATGCTCAAGACCCGGGGCACCAAGCTGGTACTGGGCCTGCGCGACGTGATGGACGAGCCGAAGGCGCTGGAGCCGGAATGGCGGCGTAAAAATGTGATGCCGGCTTTGCGCAATCTCTATGACCAGATCTGGGTCTACGGCCTGCCACAATTCTGCGACCCGCTGGAAGGCATCGACCTGCCCGAGAAGGTGGCGCGCAAGATCGTCTATACCGGCTACCTGCCGCGCACCTCCGGTGAGCCGCCGAACGAGCACCAGTTGCCCGAAATCACCCAGCGCCCGTTCCTGCTGGTGACGCCGGGCGGCGGCGGCGATGGCGAAGGCCTGATCGAATGGGTGCTGCGCGCCTATGAGAGCAACGAGATGCTGCCCTACCCGGCCCTGCTGGTGCTGGGCCCGTTCATGCAGCGCGAGCGCCGGGCGGAATTCCTCGCCCGCGTGGCACGGCTGCCGCGCGTCGAGGCCATCACCTTCGATGCCCATATGGAGCATCTGGTGCAGAATGCCGTCGGTGTCATCGCCATGGGCGGCTACAACACCTTCTGCGAGATCCTGTCGCTGAACAAGCGCGCCATCATCGTGCCGCGCAAGAAGCCGCGCATGGAGCAGTATATCCGCGCCGCCCGCGCCCAGGAGCTGGGCCTGGTCCGCATGCTGGAAGATGACGAGCGCTATGACGCAGCCGAGATGTCGGCGGCGATCCGCGCCCTGCCGCGCCAGCGCCTGCCTTCCGAAGTGGTGATTCCGGGCCTGCTGGAAGGCCTGGAGAATGTGAACCGTCTGGTGCATCCCTGGCTGCGCCCGACCCCGCGCGAAGCCCCGACCGGCCAGGTGGTCGAGTTCCGCGCGTGA
- a CDS encoding glycosyltransferase family 4 protein — protein MRIGFYAPLKPPDHPSPSGDRRMARLLMAALQGMGHEVQVISDLRTYNSDGNPARETGIADASTAEVSRLTRVFSGPPASLPDLFFTYHVYHKAADYIGPALKQRFGKPYVIAEPSVAPKRANSAWAKGYVQAANAIRMADALFCLTNLDRTCVERLAGAERVYSLPPFLDAQPYARVLAHRDALRPVWGQRYRLPTDEPWLLAVGMMRPGDKLASFRALGDVLRRALHKPWRLLVVGDGSARADVEAALAPLGARATFTGLLTPEELAGVYAVSDLYVWPAVNEAYGMALLEAQACGLPVLASDTRGVPDIVKTGETGWLTPMDDWPAMAVALGDLLDAPGRLARMREAALSNVAMEHDIPAAQRHFHAVFRKLGLPA, from the coding sequence ATGCGCATTGGCTTCTACGCCCCGCTGAAACCGCCCGACCATCCTTCGCCATCCGGCGACCGCCGCATGGCGCGGCTGCTGATGGCGGCGTTGCAGGGCATGGGCCATGAGGTGCAGGTGATCTCCGATCTGCGCACCTATAACAGCGATGGCAATCCGGCACGCGAAACCGGCATCGCGGACGCCAGCACCGCCGAAGTCTCGCGCCTGACGCGGGTTTTCTCCGGCCCGCCGGCGTCCTTGCCGGACCTGTTCTTCACCTATCACGTCTATCACAAGGCCGCCGATTATATCGGCCCGGCGCTGAAGCAGCGCTTCGGCAAGCCTTACGTGATCGCCGAGCCTTCGGTGGCACCGAAGCGCGCCAATTCCGCCTGGGCCAAGGGCTATGTGCAGGCGGCCAATGCCATCCGCATGGCCGATGCGCTGTTCTGCCTCACCAACCTGGACCGCACCTGCGTCGAGCGCCTGGCCGGCGCGGAGCGGGTGTATTCGCTGCCGCCCTTCCTCGATGCGCAACCCTATGCCCGCGTGCTGGCGCACCGCGATGCGCTGCGCCCGGTCTGGGGCCAGCGCTATCGCCTGCCCACCGACGAGCCCTGGCTGCTGGCTGTCGGCATGATGCGGCCGGGCGACAAGCTTGCCTCCTTCCGCGCGCTCGGCGACGTGCTGCGCCGCGCGCTGCATAAACCCTGGCGGCTGCTGGTGGTGGGGGACGGCTCGGCACGCGCCGATGTGGAAGCCGCCCTGGCGCCGCTTGGTGCGCGCGCCACCTTCACCGGGCTGCTGACGCCGGAAGAACTCGCAGGCGTCTATGCCGTGAGCGATCTCTATGTCTGGCCGGCGGTGAATGAGGCCTATGGCATGGCCTTGCTGGAAGCCCAGGCCTGCGGCCTGCCGGTGCTGGCTTCCGATACGCGCGGCGTGCCCGATATCGTCAAGACCGGCGAAACCGGCTGGCTGACGCCGATGGATGATTGGCCGGCGATGGCGGTGGCGCTCGGCGACCTGCTGGATGCGCCGGGCCGGCTGGCACGCATGCGCGAGGCGGCACTGAGC
- a CDS encoding glycosyltransferase family 4 protein — protein MSPVPVAFVLKGYPRLSETFIAQEIAALEKLGLEIMIVSLRHPTDKKRHALNDAIRAPILYLPEYLYQEPLRVLRGWWQARRLPGYGETLKLWWRDLLRDLTPNRARRLGQALVLAAELPARYRHIHAHFVHTPGSVARYAAHLCGLPWTASAHARDLWTTPAWEKQEKLADCQWAVTCNAHNIAHLRSINAAEKVSLVYHGIDASRFPSPPAARPARDGSDAADPVRLVSVGRAVAKKGYDILLDALAKLPRDLHWRFEHIGGGPLLPALKQQAQRLGLADRIAWRGAQAQDAVIEAYRQADLFALASRQDGDGDMDGLPNVLMEAQSQGLACVSTDLSAIPELIQPERTGLLVPPEDATALAAALQRLITDPALRQGLGEAGANRVRETFSMQAGIADLARRFGLEAV, from the coding sequence GTGAGTCCAGTTCCCGTCGCTTTTGTGCTCAAGGGCTATCCGCGTCTCTCAGAGACCTTCATCGCCCAGGAAATCGCCGCGCTGGAAAAACTTGGCCTCGAGATCATGATCGTCTCGCTGCGCCATCCCACCGATAAGAAGCGCCATGCGCTGAACGACGCCATCCGTGCGCCGATCCTGTATCTGCCGGAATATCTCTACCAGGAACCGCTGCGCGTGCTGCGCGGCTGGTGGCAGGCCCGTCGCCTGCCCGGCTATGGCGAAACGTTGAAACTGTGGTGGCGCGACCTGCTGCGCGACCTGACGCCGAACCGGGCCCGCCGGCTCGGTCAGGCCCTGGTGCTGGCCGCCGAACTGCCCGCGCGTTATCGCCATATCCATGCGCATTTCGTGCACACACCAGGCTCGGTGGCGCGCTACGCGGCGCATCTCTGTGGCCTGCCCTGGACCGCCTCGGCCCATGCCCGCGACCTGTGGACCACGCCAGCCTGGGAGAAGCAGGAGAAACTTGCCGATTGCCAATGGGCCGTCACCTGCAACGCGCATAACATCGCGCATCTGCGCAGCATCAATGCCGCAGAGAAAGTCAGCCTGGTCTATCACGGCATCGATGCCAGCCGCTTTCCTTCGCCACCCGCAGCGCGCCCGGCGCGCGATGGCAGCGACGCCGCCGATCCGGTGCGGCTGGTCTCGGTCGGCCGCGCGGTCGCCAAGAAGGGCTACGACATTCTGCTCGATGCCCTGGCAAAGCTGCCGCGCGACCTGCATTGGCGTTTCGAGCATATCGGCGGCGGGCCATTGTTGCCGGCGCTGAAACAACAGGCGCAGCGGCTCGGCCTTGCCGACCGTATCGCCTGGCGTGGCGCCCAGGCCCAGGATGCGGTGATCGAGGCCTATCGTCAGGCCGATCTGTTCGCGCTGGCGAGCCGACAGGATGGCGATGGCGACATGGATGGCCTGCCGAATGTGCTGATGGAAGCGCAGAGCCAGGGGCTCGCCTGCGTCAGCACCGATCTCTCCGCCATTCCCGAACTGATCCAGCCGGAACGAACCGGGCTGCTGGTGCCGCCCGAAGATGCAACGGCGCTCGCCGCTGCCCTTCAGCGCCTGATCACCGATCCGGCCTTGCGCCAAGGCTTGGGCGAAGCCGGAGCAAACCGGGTGCGCGAGACTTTCAGCATGCAGGCCGGCATTGCCGACCTGGCGCGGCGCTTCGGCCTGGAGGCAGTGTAG